The following proteins are encoded in a genomic region of Zea mays cultivar B73 chromosome 9, Zm-B73-REFERENCE-NAM-5.0, whole genome shotgun sequence:
- the LOC118473389 gene encoding phospholipase D alpha 1-like translates to MARPQTTTTQLLLHGVIEARILAADLSGHLQPTKKALVMKKMFSWIRKVAFCRCQRQLENAVGLGTDGKLYATVDIDKARVGRTRMVPPVNSPKWDESFRIYCAHDASDIIFTVKADNAIGATLIGRAYLPTDSVVAGNKVNLWLPIRDEKRQPLEGGDQIHVQLQFTDVAADPTAGWGAGVGSAAYDGVPHTFFKQRRGCRVRLYEDAHVAADFSPRIRLAGGRFYEPRRCWVDVFDAINRARRMVYIAGWSVNTDVVLVRDPRKQAAAASENLGELLIRKANEGVTVLMLVWDDRTSVGLGPIRRDGLMATGDQDTAAFFRGTRVQCVLCPRNPDKDRSYVQDIETDTMFTHHQKTVIVDGGGRPAPWSPPGLVGFLGGIDMCDGRYDTQDHPLFRTLGTTHNRDFHQPNFPGASISKGGPREPWHDIHCRVEGPAAWDVLENFEQRWRKQGKGDNLLVALNKEWAEREAAPRGDAESWNVQVFRSIDGGAAAGFPEPSADAPREAAALGLVTGKDHVMERSIQDAYIHAIRRARDFVYIENQYFLGSSYAWRQNDGVSVEDINALHLIPRELSLKIVSKIEAGERFAVYVVVPLWPEGVPESGSVQAILDWQRRTMEMMYKDVLMAIRAKGLQADPRDYLTFFCLGNREAPCPGEYVPPEHPDPNTDYERAQRARRFMIYVHAKTMIVDDEYIIVGSANINQRSMDGGRDTEIAIGAYQPGYLAIRNTWGRRRRRHWAARGQVHGFRVSLWKEHLGQAAAAALGGDLLRPSSLTCVRRMNQVAKQHWDMFASDAFQGNLPGHLMAYPVSVLDDGGGKIVATTETFPDTNAKVLGIKSDILPPILTT, encoded by the exons ATGGCGAGGCCACAGACGACGACGACACAGCTGCTGCTGCACGGGGTGATCGAGGCCAGGATCCTGGCGGCCGACCTGTCCGGCCACCTGCAGCCGACCAAGAAG GCTTTggtgatgaagaagatgttctcatGGATCAGGAAGGTGGCCTTCTGCAGATGCCAG CGGCAGCTGGAGAATGCCGTCGGCCTCGGCACGGACGGCAAGTTATACGCGACGGTGGACATCGACAAGGCTCGCGTGGGGCGGACGCGCATGGTGCCCCCCGTCAACTCCCCCAAGTGGGACGAGTCCTTCCGCATCTACTGCGCGCACGACGCCAGcgacatcatcttcaccgtcaagGCCGACAACGCCATCGGCGCCACGCTCATCGGCCGCGCCTACCTGCCCACGGATAGCGTCGTCGCCGGCAACAAGGTGAACCTGTGGCTCCCCATCCGCGACGAGAAGCGCCAGCCGCTGGAAGGTGGTGACCAGATACACGTCCAGCTCCAGTTCACCGACGTCGCCGCGGACCCGACCGCCGGCTGGGGCGCCGGGGTCGGCAGCGCGGCGTACGACGGCGTGCCCCACACCTTCTTCAAGCAGCGGCGCGGCTGCCGGGTGCGGCTGTACGAGGACGCGCATGTCGCCGCCGACTTCTCGCCGCGCATCCGGCTCGCGGGGGGCAGGTTCTACGAGCCGCGCCGGTGCTGGGTGGACGTGTTCGACGCGATCAACAGGGCCCGCAGGATGGTGTACATCGCCGGGTGGTCCGTGAACACCGACGTCGTGCTGGTGCGCGACCCACGGAagcaggcggcggcggcgtccgAGAACCTTGGCGAGCTGCTCATCCGGAAGGCAAACGAGGGCGTCACGGTGCTGATGCTGGTGTGGGACGACCGCACGTCGGTGGGGCTCGGCCCCATCAGGCGCGACGGGCTGATGGCCACAGGCGACCAGGACACGGCGGCCTTCTTCCGTGGCACGCGCGTGCAGTGCGTGCTGTGCCCGCGGAACCCCGACAAGGACCGGAGCTACGTGCAGGATATCGAGACGGACACCATGTTCACGCACCACCAGAAGACGGTGATCGTCGACGGCGGCGGCAGGCCGGCGCCGTGGTCGCCGCCGGGCCTCGTGGGCTTCCTCGGCGGCATCGACATGTGCGACGGGAGGTACGACACGCAGGACCACCCGCTGTTCCGCACGCTGGGCACCACGCACAACAGGGACTTCCACCAGCCCAACTTCCCCGGCGCGTCCATCAGCAAGGGCGGGCCGAGGGAGCCGTGGCACGACATCCACTGCCGCGTCGAGGGCCCGGCGGCGTGGGACGTGCTGGAGAACTTCGAGCAGAGGTGGAGGAAGCAGGGCAAGGGCGACAACCTCCTGGTGGCGCTGAACAAGGAGTGGGCGGAGCGCGAGGCGGCCCCGCGGGGCGACGCCGAGTCGTGGAACGTGCAGGTGTTCCGGTCCATcgacggcggcgcggcggcggggtTCCCCGAGCCCTCCGCGGACGCGCCCCGGGAGGCCGCGGCGCTCGGGCTGGTGACCGGCAAGGACCACGTGATGGAGCGCAGCATCCAGGACGCGTACATCCACGCCATCCGGCGGGCGCGGGACTTCGTGTACATCGAGAACCAGTACTTCCTGGGGAGCTCCTACGCGTGGCGGCAGAACGACGGCGTGTCGGTGGAGGACATCAACGCGCTGCACCTCATCCCTAGGGAGCTGTCGCTCAAGATCGTCAGCAAGATCGAGGCCGGTGAGCGGTTCGCCGTGTACGTGGTGGTGCCCCTGTGGCCGGAGGGCGTGCCGGAGAGCGGCTCCGTGCAGGCCATCCTGGACTGGCAGCGCCGCACCATGGAGATGATGTACAAGGACGTCCTCATGGCCATTCGCGCCAAGGGACTCCAGGCCGACCCCAGGGACTACCTCACTTTCTTCTGCCTCGGCAACCGCGAGGCGCCATGCCCCGGCGAGTACGTGCCGCCGGAGCACCCGGACCCCAACACCGACTACGAGAGGGCGCAGCGGGCGAGGCGCTTCATGATCTACGTCCACGCCAAGACCATGATAG TGGATGACGAGTACATCATCGTGGGATCGGCGAACATCAACCAGCGCTCCATGGACGGCGGCCGCGACACGGAGATCGCGATCGGCGCGTACCAGCCGGGCTACCTGGCGATCAGGAACACCTGgggcaggcggcggcggcggcactgGGCGGCGAGGGGGCAGGTCCATGGCTTCCGGGTCTCCCTGTGGAAGGAGCACCTGgggcaggcggcggcggcggcactgGGCGGCGATCTCCTCCGTCCGTCGAGCCTGACCTGCGTGCGCCGGATGAACCAGGTGGCGAAGCAGCACTG